A region of the Columba livia isolate bColLiv1 breed racing homer chromosome 23, bColLiv1.pat.W.v2, whole genome shotgun sequence genome:
AACACATCAACTCCTTTTGTAAACCAAGGTCTGTTAATAAATCCAGGAATGAGCAAAGCTGACATTTCCCAGGGCACAAATCCGGAATAATTccggttggaagggacctcaggaggtctctgATCCACCTCCTTGACCGCagctggggcagctgtggggtcAGACAGGGTTGCTCTGGGATTTACCCGTTACAGGACCCGCAGGGCTGCGGAGGACTCGGGGTTAGCCGGGGTGACAaagtgctctgtgctggggaacGCGGGGACCCCCAGCCTGCACCCCGCCAGAACGCCTGGCTTGGGAAGCCATTTGGGGTGAGGCTCTAAAACCACCAAATCCTCTGTGGATATGGGAGTTCTCAGTGTTCTAAAGTGCCTTTTGGTGAAGCATTTAAAGCTGTAACCAAAAGTCTCCCTGCAAACTTCCTGTATTTCGGTCTCCCCTTCCTCACGCATATTTGCCCGTTGGCTGAGCTCCGTCTTCCCTCACAGCCCCGCGTCCAGGGCTGGCGGCCGCGGTGCAGACCCCAGCCTGGGCACCGCAGGGGCCCCTCGGCCGGGGCGGAGCGGCAGGAGCCCCCAGGGCGCCCCAGGGGTGGGCACTGACAGCTCTCCTTTATGCTTTCGTTGTTTGGCACGGGAGGCACAGCGTGAGCTCTGCGTCTCAGCACGGTGCGAACGCCAGCGCTCAGCAGATGGAGCAGAAGAGGGCCGTGTCTAGAGCGTGGTACACACGCTGCAGGACGAAGGGAGGTGGAAAGGGAACTCAATCCTTCTTGGCCTCAGCATCCCCCCTGCCTGGGGGGAGGGATTTCATTGCAGTATTGTGCTTCCCTTCTTGTTTCAAGGCCCGGTGTGTGTACAAGCCGCCTCATCTCGCTCTGCGCCCCCTCACGGCAGCGATGGCCGGGCTCTTCCCCCCCGTGTGCAGCGGAGATTAGTTTCACAATGTGCTGGAAAGATTTTAAGTCCTTTGGAGGATGGATCTGGAGAAAGGCAAAAGATGTTACTAAACCGCTCTTGTTTTTATATAACCAATCTCCCTCCGTGTCTGGGCCGTAGGAGGCAGTAGCACCTTGCTGGCGTGTTTGGGATGGTGCTTAGAACACCCCTGTTCAGAAGGAAATCAATGCTCAGaggggcttttttattttcatagagGACAAAGTCAGTGTCAGCAGTGAGGGCTCCATCCCGGCCACCCCACAGATCCATTCGaacccagagaagctgaaagaggCAAAAGTAAATGGTAGCGAATCACAGAAAACCTGGTGAGGAGGAGCCTCTGGAGGCCTCCAAACCAGCCTCCAGATCGGCTTGGTCGAGGGCTTGTCCAGCCAAGCCTTGGGCATCTCCCTGGGGACTTGGACGTCTGGACACGGCCCGAAGCACCTTGCCCAGTGTCCCACAGCTGTtggggggacagcaggaacagagCCTGGGTCTTTAGCCACCCCGCACCACGGAACCTTCGTGCTGGGTCGCAGTGCTGCATCACAGTGGTGTGACCTCGTGTCCACCAGCCAAACCAGGCTCCGGATTAGCAAATGGAGGCGAGTACATGTGAGGGAGAGCTCGGTGAGGTGTTAATTATCCCCTGGGACTAGTCAGGCTTTGGCTACCATGAGCCACCGCATTcaaagggcagagaaaggaaagccaGTGTGTCCACGAAGTGTCACCTCTGCGGGTGGCAGTTTGTCTCAGAGCTGCTGAGGAGGGCAGAGGAAGGGGAACAAATGACCCTCCGCACTCACTGCAGGTGGGACAGGCGATCAGAGGCTCGAGTGGCAGGAAAGGATTGGAATGAGCCCCAGGGAAGATGTGGGAGCAGAGGACAGAGAACGCTGGAGGGTGCAGGATTTCCATTGCTGCCCAAGGACGGGGAGGCAGCGAGTTAGTGCTGCCGCAGCACAAAACGGGGACGAGTGTCACTGCAGGGTCCTTCCAGCTCTCCCGGTGATGGCAACAGCTGCGAGTCCTGCCTGGAAGGGAGCTTGTGAGACTttccacttatttttctttccatatcCAGAGGAAGTTGCTCCTTCTCCTGGCTGTGCTCCCAAAACCAGCGAGACGCCAAAGCCGATGCCAAGGAAGAGGGTGACAACCCCCCCACCAAAGGAGGCAACCAGGTGAGCAGGGAGGGGCACCCGGGTGTGTGGCACGGCTGCTGTCCCCGGCCTGTCTCCCTGCGGCTGGGAGGACAAGGtccaggagcaggagctgcagttcGGCTGGTCTCTTGTCCGTGAgagcctctcagctgtctgtctgtctgctcaTCTCTCTTTGTGCCTTGTGTGTGGCAGGGACACTCCACCCACCCCTCAGCAGAGAACGGAGTGCGGAGCGGCACAGAATATGCCGAGGGAACCAGAGGAAGGTAATGTCACCTTGTCATGGGATTCTCCCCTAGAAGGCGTGTTGCCGGCGTGGCCAGGAGTGGTTTCACGTTTAGGCTGGCCCTGCAGCATCCCATGGTCCTCCTGAGACATAACCAGGAGTACATGAAGGAAGGGACAATCCTGTCCTAAAGATTTGGGGAACCAGTGATTGAAGGAAGCATCAACACCCTCTTTGACAGCGATAACCCAAGCTCCTGAGCGCAGAGCTGGAACTAAACCAACCAGCTCACGTTAAACACGGGCTCATCCTTCTCTGCCCCAATTCCCAAGTCCCCTGCACTGTGTAGCTGTTTGGAGGTCGATGTTTTGCTGCACAGTGAGGAACAACCTGCCCAAATCCCAGCCCCAAATCCCTTGTGGTTATAACTCATTGTTTCCAACTGAATATAACACAGGTAACGCCTCCCTCTGTCCTGTTTAACCCACTGTcctgcccctgcctgcagcaTCCGACGATGCTTTCGACTTGTTCTCTGAAGACATGGATGACAATATCAGCCTTTGCAGCACGGAGACGATCGCTGTGTGGCCGGAGATTAGATCAAGCAGCCCAGAGATGTATGACGAGCTGGGGTGGCCAGACACCGACGGTGAGTGCTCCAGAGGCTTGTTCCAAGCTGGTTTCTGGGTGTGCGAAGCGATCTTCCTCCACGTGCCTTCCCCAAGGCGAGCACCAAGCTCCACAGCCATGTTACACATGAGAAGCTTTAACAGCGTTTCTGCTCCCCTCAGATTTTGGCAGCAGGACGGATGGCGGCTGCTGCTGCGACTCCTGCTGCGGAGGCACGAGGAATTCAGGGCTTACCTCGTCCTTCCCTGGTGAGGAGGCAAACCAAGGGATGGGAGCAGCTGGCTGGTGGTTGCACAGCTGGTGACTCCCGTTCCTGTTTCCCTTGGCCCTGTTCAGGCAGCCCTCGTGCCCAGACACCCGTGTTCCCGATGAGTTCTAAAAAACAGGCGACAACAGCggcaaagccaaagaaaggcttGCAGAATGTGGTGAGGCAGAGGGAGGAGCGCACCGCTTCGTTTGAGAGCCACTGCTGCTGCGAGACAGCCCGGGTGCAGGAGGTGAGCGGGACAAGCGACGCTTCAGCCGTGGAACAGTATTGAAGGAATTTTTTaagagggtggtgagagcctggcccaggttcccagagagatggtggatgaaccatccctgagacatcccaggccaggctggacgggctctgagcaccctgagctggtgcagatgtccttgtcatggcagggggggcactggggagctggggaggtcccttccTAcccattctacgattctatgattgaAGGAGGTGTGGGAACAAGCCTAAAAGCTCATCCTCTGTTTAATCAGGCACCTGCTCCCAAGCGCCCCGTTCACTGCACAAAGCAGGGGAGCTCCGCTGCTGTCAGCACCGTGGGCTCAACCGCATCGCGCCACCTGACAGCAGAGAGCCTGGGCAGCGCGCGAGAGCAAGTGAGCGTGGAACACGGGGGGCAGATGTCACACTGTTGTGTGGGGACGGCAGTTAGAGCAGAGCTAAGTGTGGCTGGTCACCGGGGTCACCCACACATTAACTGTCTCACGAATGCTTTAACTAGACACAGGTACTAAAGAGCAACTTGGTTATAAGTATAAGGGAAAATTAAACTAGAGGTATAATAATAGCGTAGTTGTTTATTACTGTTAATCATCAGCATGAATTGGTTATAACCagccagggaactgctgcagagagtccagcgcagccaccaagatgctggagggagtggagcatctcccgtgtgaggaaaggctgagggagctggggctctggagctggacaagaggacactgaggggggactcattcctggggatcaagatggaaaggggcagtgtcaggaggatggagccaggctcttctggtgacaaccagtgacaggacaaggggcaatgggtgcaaactggaacacaggaggttccactgaaagacgagaagcaacttgttcctggtgagggtggcagagcctggcccaggctgcccagggggttgtggagtctccttctgtgcagacattccaacccgcctggacaccttcctgtgtaacctcatctgggtgttcctgctccaggggggattgcactggatgggctttgggGTCCCTTCACCCCCGACACTCGGGGCTCCGTCTCCTCTCAGGCACTGCAGGCGGCTCTGCGGCGCAGACACAGCCTGGCCCAGGGCCAGCGCCTCAGCCTGCTGCGGCTCTGGCAGCAGATCGGCGCCCGCCAGCCCGGCAACGAGAGCTTCCACCACACCTTCTGCACCTACTCCTGGTCGTGGAACGCCGGCCGGGAGCTGGTGACAGTCGCTGACCTGCGCGGGCTGGACCGGGAGCTGCGCCAGGGCGGCAGCCTGGGAGGAGGGCGCAGGGACGGACAGCAGGCCAAGGCCGCGCCTGGAGGCCAGCGACCGCCGGACAGTGCCGGCCCGAGGCGGGCCCGCCCTCCCGCTGCTGAATGAAACGCGAAATAAAAGCGAGGAAAAGCGTTTTTATGGCCGTgctgcccgcccgccgccaTCCCCATCCCCTGAAGGAGCGGCTTCCCGCCACCGCCCCCACGTGAccgcccagccctgccctctCTCGGGTCGCAGCGTCAGGCAGCGCTTCCGCTTCCGGCGGCCCTCGGCCCAGCATGGCGGCGCCCAGGGAGGCTCCGGAGCGGCGGCTCTTCGGGAGGCGCTTCCTCACCGACCCCGCCCGCCTCTTCCAGCACAACGCCTGGTGAGGGCGGCCGCCGCCTCCTCGCTGTCCCTCCGCGTCCCCTCCGCGTCCCCGCCCTTTGCTGCCCGCCGCGGAGAGGCCCCGGCAGCCGGCCGAGGCGCTGGTGGCCTGCGGTGCCTCTCCAGGCCCGGCCGCGGGGGTCGGGCTGCGGTGACTGAAGCTTTGTGGGGGCTCGTCCCCTCCGCCCTGGCCGGGCGGGGGTTCGGGGCTTCACGGGGGCCCGGCTGCAGGCAccggggcgcggcggggtggGGGCAGGGGGTGCCGGAGAGCTCGGAGTCGGGgggtccctgccctgcccggctcgggggtccctgccctgcccggctcGGGGGGTCCCTGCCCCGCTCGGGGGTGCCCATCGGGGGGTCCTGAGCCTTCCTTGGCGAAGTCCTGAGGGGGTCACTGAGTCCTATGGGATTCCTCAGGTTCCCTCGATCTTTCCGAGGAGTGTGTCGCTTTGCTTTGTACCTTCAGCGCTATAGTTAATAAGGTGAAGTGGTTTGCTCTCTGAAATCTCTAAGCTTCTCCATCCGTGCACGTCAGTGACTCACGTACACGTTGCACAGGGACGGTTTTGCCCGTCTCCTGCCGCAGGGCGACACTGTGCCGGGTGTCGGCTTGGGACCGCAGGCCTTTGTTTGGAGAGGGCTGTTGTGTTAAGACACGTTAAGCTCTCAGGTTTGCTGGGAACTGAAGGCATTTTGCGTTTTTCAAGTAAATATGTCCCTTGTGGTCTCCGGCTGGTAGACCCTTTTAAGAGTTGGGTAGGTTTAATTTGTAATAAGGTAACATGTGCGTGTAGCAGCTTGTTGTTCATTTTGGGGCGTGTTCTGAAGTGCATCCTCAGCAGCGCTTCCCTGCAGAATCTCCTAGTAATATAGTTTTTCACACAAATGTCAAGTCTTCGTTTTGTGAGTTAATATCAAAAGACTGATTCCTCCTGAGGCCAAAATAGTGCTTCTTGATCCTTGCAGTCTGCTTTTCATTCacttgttttaatgaaaaaaggTCAAGTGAGTCACTTTAATGACTACACACTGTGTATGCACATTTGAGTTATTAATAGGCTCTTAAGGCATTAAAGCTTCCTGGGTATTTTTGTCATAATTAAAttgaatattaaaataacacTTTACCACCCAAATAACCCtaatgccttttttgtttgaacTTGAGAAAGCAAATGTGGTTTTCTAGGACAGCTAAATCAACCGGCCGGTGCTGATGGGTGAAAGCCAGCGCCTGCCTGTCCGCCACCCGAGAGGGAACAAGTGCTTTTCGCTGGGTGAGAACAGCGGTTCCTCTCCAAGGAGCCGTTTTTACCGAGTTCCCTCACAGTTTTTGTAAAAACGATTTATTTCCTCTCTGCTTGGCTGAGCGTCAAGTAGGGAGAAGGATTAGGGGGCAGATTTGGTGTCTCTCGGGCTCCCAGTTACGTCTTTTGTACAAGTGCGATTCGTTCCGAGCCGGGAGGTGCTGCTGGCTGGAGTGCTGCCGCGCGGCTGGAGGTGCTGCCGAGCTCCACAGCCGCT
Encoded here:
- the EFCAB3 gene encoding EF-hand calcium-binding domain-containing protein 3 isoform X2; this translates as MPRKRVTTPPPKEATRDTPPTPQQRTECGAAQNMPREPEEASDDAFDLFSEDMDDNISLCSTETIAVWPEIRSSSPEMYDELGWPDTDDFGSRTDGGCCCDSCCGGTRNSGLTSSFPGSPRAQTPVFPMSSKKQATTAAKPKKGLQNVVRQREERTASFESHCCCETARVQEAPAPKRPVHCTKQGSSAAVSTVGSTASRHLTAESLGSAREQALQAALRRRHSLAQGQRLSLLRLWQQIGARQPGNESFHHTFCTYSWSWNAGRELVTVADLRGLDRELRQGGSLGGGRRDGQQAKAAPGGQRPPDSAGPRRARPPAAE
- the EFCAB3 gene encoding EF-hand calcium-binding domain-containing protein 3 isoform X1 — protein: MPRKRVTTPPPKEATSRDTPPTPQQRTECGAAQNMPREPEEASDDAFDLFSEDMDDNISLCSTETIAVWPEIRSSSPEMYDELGWPDTDDFGSRTDGGCCCDSCCGGTRNSGLTSSFPGSPRAQTPVFPMSSKKQATTAAKPKKGLQNVVRQREERTASFESHCCCETARVQEAPAPKRPVHCTKQGSSAAVSTVGSTASRHLTAESLGSAREQALQAALRRRHSLAQGQRLSLLRLWQQIGARQPGNESFHHTFCTYSWSWNAGRELVTVADLRGLDRELRQGGSLGGGRRDGQQAKAAPGGQRPPDSAGPRRARPPAAE